Proteins found in one Brevibacillus brevis genomic segment:
- a CDS encoding ABC transporter ATP-binding protein — protein MDNVLEVTGLTTRFSKESGTITVVDQLDLHVKKGETLGIVGESGCGKSVTSLSLMRLLDNNATLSGSIRFNGKEVLALSEAEMRSLRGKEMAMIFQEPMHSLNPVLTIGRQISEVLHAHEGESKAAVKQRVLDLLTVVGISRVEEIYRDYPHRLSGGMRQRVMIAMAIACNPSLLIADEPTTALDVTIQAQILNLIKKIRRDIGMSVIMITHDLGVIAEVCDRVMVMYAGQAIEIADVRSLLRDPKHPYTAGLLQSTPRQRAKRLYSIKGSVPTPENKPNGCRFAPRCDKVMAICWERNPVLHPVDQHSSCRCWLFSQDKGHEQESSVVGG, from the coding sequence ATGGACAATGTATTGGAAGTGACAGGGCTGACAACCCGGTTCTCGAAAGAGTCGGGCACGATTACGGTGGTTGATCAGCTTGATTTACATGTGAAAAAAGGGGAGACGCTGGGAATTGTCGGAGAGTCGGGGTGCGGCAAGAGCGTTACTTCGCTCTCGCTCATGCGACTGTTGGACAATAATGCCACTTTGAGTGGAAGCATTCGATTCAACGGGAAAGAAGTGCTTGCGCTGAGTGAAGCCGAGATGCGCAGTCTCAGAGGCAAGGAAATGGCGATGATTTTTCAGGAACCGATGCATTCGTTAAATCCGGTGTTGACGATCGGCCGACAAATCAGTGAGGTACTGCACGCGCATGAGGGGGAAAGCAAAGCGGCGGTAAAGCAACGGGTACTGGATTTGCTTACGGTGGTGGGCATCTCCCGAGTGGAAGAGATTTACAGGGATTACCCGCACCGTTTGTCAGGAGGAATGAGGCAACGGGTGATGATTGCCATGGCGATCGCTTGTAATCCGTCATTACTGATCGCTGATGAACCGACGACCGCATTGGATGTGACCATTCAAGCGCAAATCTTGAATCTGATCAAAAAAATCAGAAGGGATATCGGCATGTCAGTGATCATGATAACGCATGATTTAGGGGTGATCGCTGAAGTGTGCGACCGCGTTATGGTGATGTATGCGGGACAAGCGATTGAGATAGCGGACGTAAGGTCGTTGCTGCGCGATCCGAAGCACCCGTACACCGCGGGTTTGCTCCAATCGACACCAAGGCAACGCGCAAAGAGGCTTTACAGCATAAAAGGCAGTGTGCCGACACCGGAAAACAAACCCAATGGGTGCCGGTTTGCCCCGCGATGCGATAAAGTGATGGCGATATGTTGGGAGCGGAATCCTGTTCTCCATCCAGTAGATCAGCATTCTTCTTGTCGATGCTGGTTATTTTCCCAAGACAAAGGTCATGAACAGGAAAGCTCGGTGGTAGGTGGATGA
- a CDS encoding ABC transporter ATP-binding protein — protein MMTPLLEVKGLRKLFRMKKGWLQQPQYVHALNGIDVSVYEGETLGIVGESGCGKSTLGKCILRLLEPVQGEIRFQGNEIGKMNKNEMRAVRRNMQMVFQNPFETLNPKLTIGHILTEPLISHGIPRQHRQALLEETIEIVGMSKQHLSRYPHEFSGGQRQRIGIARALILRPKLIIADEPVSALDVSIQSQILNLLQDLQEQFSLTYVFISHDLSVVEHIADKVAVMYLGEIIEYAEKEKLFGRPLHPYTQALLSAKPITDPDDIREQIVLSGDLPSPTNPPKGCKFHPRCRSSMEICKVELPKLSEIEGQSVACHLYQSFRAIDPS, from the coding sequence ATGATGACTCCACTCCTGGAAGTGAAAGGGCTGCGCAAGCTGTTTCGCATGAAAAAAGGGTGGCTTCAACAACCGCAATATGTTCATGCTCTAAACGGGATTGATGTGAGCGTCTATGAAGGAGAAACGCTAGGGATTGTCGGGGAGTCAGGATGCGGAAAGTCTACATTGGGAAAATGTATTCTGCGTTTGCTGGAGCCCGTCCAAGGCGAAATTCGTTTCCAAGGGAACGAAATAGGAAAAATGAACAAAAATGAAATGCGTGCCGTTAGGCGAAATATGCAAATGGTTTTTCAAAATCCATTTGAAACATTGAACCCGAAACTAACGATCGGGCACATCTTGACGGAACCACTGATTTCGCATGGTATTCCCCGACAGCATCGACAAGCGCTACTGGAAGAAACGATTGAGATTGTCGGCATGAGCAAGCAGCATCTATCTCGTTATCCTCACGAATTTTCCGGAGGGCAAAGACAACGAATTGGCATCGCCCGCGCCCTGATTCTTCGGCCAAAGCTGATTATCGCAGATGAGCCTGTTTCCGCACTAGATGTGTCGATTCAATCGCAAATCCTTAATTTGCTGCAGGATTTGCAAGAACAATTTTCCTTGACCTATGTCTTCATTTCTCATGATTTGAGCGTAGTTGAGCACATTGCCGATAAAGTGGCGGTCATGTATTTAGGTGAAATCATCGAGTATGCTGAGAAAGAGAAGCTATTTGGACGACCGCTGCATCCCTATACACAAGCGTTGCTTTCAGCCAAACCCATTACCGATCCTGATGATATACGAGAGCAAATTGTGTTATCGGGGGATCTCCCGTCTCCGACTAATCCTCCGAAGGGATGCAAATTCCATCCGCGCTGCCGTTCCAGCATGGAAATTTGCAAAGTCGAGTTGCCAAAGCTCAGTGAAATAGAAGGGCAATCGGTCGCTTGTCATCTCTATCAATCATTTCGCGCAATCGATCCTTCTTAA